In one Thunnus maccoyii chromosome 12, fThuMac1.1, whole genome shotgun sequence genomic region, the following are encoded:
- the rpap2 gene encoding putative RNA polymerase II subunit B1 CTD phosphatase rpap2 gives METVGRRSSGGASKTSKKGGKRVKALSAEEEARRREEIREKLQEKLELEKRALQVVERLLEDSVADDFLVDCARFITSDNYKDAVEERSIAKLCGYPTCPNKLGKISTQQYKICTKTNKVYDITERKCFCSNFCYKASKEFELQISKTPLWLRQHESPAEIKLMKKGDDGSSGEEVRLSEKRLQEQDIENPLTAQPEETLGSQQRSAAAGLSHSDSSDAEQEQDFVSSVVSQRQGPRVHWGDLPKRTDEDEKGDRGKMQRRAKQNREGEKEELQRHESQNAEKEGKMKEDENRRPRETEKPKAQLSGEQAPKEEGGCIEEATAKMNLCSLSEPVTHTAPSPVDSNPSQADHTSPVTSPPLIESNPSTETRPQADLPSSTLTAGLNITEVGMSRRGAAGLRDLLKNHSAEAKPNSIRLNLLEYLRRTLKEWSTDETLRFLYGAEHSLGSPFADVKEEKKEEDEELDEDDLEDEVSEEDGGGVDVGVQKRPSAAAPDFKMLRKETQQLELRVREFYKGTWILPEEVKELNGNKVTVQNKSTKDPVLPLVDSQAQHLIQKRITVEKLTSCLRNIVGPLRLTMSDVTTDLNNLVRTFRFTNTNIIHKTPEWTLIAVILLHLLSDVSPVVREALETPASVVYLNTLIEELGLQEQDLLNLVQLFKSPAC, from the exons atGGAGACCGTGGGGAGAAGAAGCAGCGGAGGCGCCTCTAAAACTTccaaaaaag GTGGAAAACGCGTCAAAGCGCTGAGTGCTGAAGAGGAAGCAAGAAG GAGAGAAGAAATCAGGGAGAAGCTGCAAGAGAAGCTTGAGCTGGAGAAGAGAGCACTGCAGGTGGTGGAGCGTCTTCTGGAGGACAGTGTGGCTGACGACTTTCTGGTTGATTGT GCCAGGTTCATCACTTCTGATAATTACAAAGATGCTGTAGAGGAGAGATCCATCGCTAAACTGTGTGGTTATCCTACATGTCCAAATAAATTAGGCAAG ATCTCAACTCAACAGTACAAAATATGTACTAAGACTAACAAGGTGTATGACATCACGGAGCGCAAG tgtttttgcAGTAACTTCTGCTACAAAGCCTCCAAAGAGTTTGAACTACAAATATCGAAGACACCGCTTTGGCTCAGGCAGCACGAGAG TCCTGCAGAAATTAAACTGATGAAGAAAGGAGATGA TGGGAGCTCTGGTGAGGAGGTGAGGCTGTCAGAGAAGCGTCTCCAAGAGCAGGACATTGAGAACCCGCTGACTGCTCAACCAGAAGAGACTCTCGGTTCTCAGCAACGTTCTGCTGCAGCCGGGCTCAGCCACAGCGACAGCAGCGACGCAGAACAGGAGCAGGACTTTGTCTCCAGTGTGGTCTCCCAGCGACAGGGACCCAGAGTGCACTGGGGCGACCTGCCGAAACGCACAGATGAAGACGAGAAAGGAGATCGAGGGAAGATGCAGAGGAGAGCGAAACAGaatagagaaggagagaaagaggagttGCAGCGTCATGAAAGTCAAAAtgcagagaaggagggaaaaatgaaagaagatgAGAATAGAAGACCACGTGAAACCGAAAAACCCAAAGCCCAGCTTAGCGGAGAGCAGGCACCCAAAGAGGAGGGAGGCTGTATTGAAGAAGCTACCGCTAAGATGAATTTGTGCAGTTTATCTGAGCCGGTCACTCACACTGCACCCTCCCCTGTGGACTCAAACCCCTCACAGGCAGACCACACATCTCCAGTCACCTCTCCTCCATTAATTGAGTCAAACCCCTCAACAGAAACCAGACCTCAGGCAGATCTCCCTTCCTCAACTCTGACTGCAGGCCTCAACATCACTGAGGTGGGTATGAGCAGGAGAGGTGCGGCGGGGCTTCGGGATCTACTCAAGAACCACTCCGCCGAAGCGAAACCCAACTCCATCCGGCTGAATCTTCTCGAGTACTTGAGAAGGACATTAAAGGAATGGAGCACAGACGAGACCCTGAGGTTCCTGTACGGCGCCGAGCATTCACTAGGCTCCCCCTTTGCTGatgtgaaagaagaaaagaaagaggaagacgaGGAACTGGATGAAGATGACCTCGAGGATGAAGTGAGCGAGGAGGACGGAGGAGGGGTTGACGTTGGGGTACAAAAGAGACCTTCAGCCGCAGCTCCGGACTTCAAGATGCTGAGGAAGGAAACCCAGCAGCTGGAGCTCAGAGTAAGGGAGTTTTACAAGGGGACCTGGATTCTGCCCGAGGAAGTAAAGGAGCTGAACGGAAATAAG GTGACAGTCCAGAACAAGAGCACGAAAGATCCAGTCCTGCCTCTTGTGGACTCTCAAGCTCAGCACCTCATCCAGAAACGAATCACAGTGGAGAAGCTCACTAgctg TCTCAGAAACATTGTGGGTCCACTGCGTCTCACCATGAGTGACGTCACCACGGACCTGAACAACCTGGTCAGGACTTTCAG gttcaccaacacaaacatcatCCACAAAACTCCCGAATGGACCCTGATTGCTGTTATACTTCTCCATCT